Proteins encoded within one genomic window of Acidithiobacillus sp. AMEEHan:
- the aguB gene encoding N-carbamoylputrescine amidase, with protein sequence MQVRVAAIQMAISEERSANIAKAEHWVRQAAAAGANIILLQELFSTPYFCKDQNIDFFALARPRTDDPALLRMQALAAELAVVLPVSFFERAGNAYFNSLVTFDADGRDLGLYRKAHIPDGPGYQEKFYFSPGDTGFQVFSTRYGRLGVAICWDQWFPETARILALQGAEILLYPTAIGSEPMAPEIHSRDHWTRTMQGHAAANVMPVIAANRVGREDGESASITFYGGSFITDGTGALLAQADLKEGFIHADLDLQAIARQRIDWGLFRDRRPDLYAPICSFDGQTGN encoded by the coding sequence ATGCAAGTACGGGTGGCTGCCATACAGATGGCGATTTCGGAGGAGCGCTCCGCCAACATTGCCAAGGCCGAGCATTGGGTGCGCCAAGCAGCAGCCGCCGGCGCTAACATCATTCTCCTGCAAGAACTGTTCAGCACCCCATATTTTTGCAAGGATCAGAACATCGATTTTTTTGCCCTTGCCCGCCCCCGCACGGATGACCCTGCACTGCTGCGCATGCAGGCCCTCGCGGCCGAACTTGCGGTCGTGCTGCCTGTCAGTTTCTTTGAGCGCGCCGGCAACGCCTATTTCAATAGCCTCGTCACCTTCGATGCCGATGGCCGCGACCTGGGTCTGTATCGCAAAGCGCATATCCCTGATGGTCCCGGCTATCAGGAAAAATTCTATTTTAGTCCTGGAGACACCGGTTTTCAGGTCTTTTCCACTCGCTATGGTCGGCTTGGTGTCGCCATCTGCTGGGATCAGTGGTTTCCTGAAACGGCGCGTATCCTCGCCTTGCAGGGGGCGGAGATACTGCTTTACCCCACCGCCATCGGTTCAGAGCCCATGGCGCCCGAGATCCATAGTCGCGACCACTGGACACGTACCATGCAGGGTCACGCCGCTGCCAACGTCATGCCGGTCATTGCCGCCAACCGCGTTGGCAGAGAGGATGGGGAGAGCGCCAGCATCACTTTCTACGGCGGCTCCTTCATTACCGACGGTACGGGTGCTCTCCTGGCCCAGGCTGATCTGAAAGAAGGATTCATACACGCCGACCTGGATCTGCAGGCCATCGCTCGCCAGCGCATCGATTGGGGACTGTTCCGCGACCGGCGCCCCGATCTCTATGCCCCCATTTGCAGTTTTGACGGCCAAACTGGTAATTGA
- a CDS encoding C40 family peptidase, which produces MRRSLLGVAVTLAVFFSGTVIAQAHTATRHHEGTKHLHAVVDHHRKTYVVHERWQHKPRVAGLKAYRKSPAAKVVADAVDSQSASFDSLAPSALQLMHLSPVPFAGVGAAPQPNPLPHYSFSRPIPDEVHAVDSAHFINASLILDKVADNTPAAAVPAVKASEAVAVTPAEGNAEASRPGGTLGVALQMLASQAYYWASHPLEALQQEGDFAGGENARSELRNDVALAAQDATAEAASDNGSWLSPHGLVSAALRFIGAPYVWGGTSPRTGFDCSGFVKYIFAKFDIFVPRTSYAQAASLPAIPRRDLKPGDLVFFNTMHRAFSHVGIYIGHDKFVSAQTPATGVQVASLSDPYWAARFDGARRLPHGVSFS; this is translated from the coding sequence ATGCGTAGAAGTTTGTTGGGGGTGGCGGTAACGCTGGCGGTATTTTTTTCGGGAACGGTCATAGCGCAGGCGCATACCGCGACGCGCCATCACGAAGGCACCAAACACTTGCATGCTGTTGTTGACCATCACCGGAAAACGTACGTTGTGCATGAGCGCTGGCAGCATAAGCCGCGGGTCGCTGGGCTAAAGGCCTATCGAAAATCCCCCGCGGCCAAAGTCGTTGCTGATGCTGTGGATAGTCAGTCGGCCAGTTTCGATAGCCTGGCTCCAAGCGCCTTACAACTGATGCACCTTTCCCCTGTGCCTTTCGCCGGGGTGGGTGCTGCACCACAGCCCAACCCCCTGCCACACTATTCCTTCTCGCGCCCCATCCCTGACGAAGTACACGCAGTGGATTCGGCGCACTTCATCAACGCCTCCCTAATCCTCGACAAAGTGGCAGACAACACGCCTGCGGCTGCCGTTCCGGCGGTCAAAGCGAGTGAGGCCGTGGCCGTGACTCCGGCCGAAGGAAATGCCGAAGCGTCGCGCCCGGGTGGAACCCTGGGTGTTGCCTTGCAGATGCTCGCCAGCCAGGCCTACTACTGGGCGAGCCACCCTCTGGAGGCGTTGCAGCAGGAAGGGGATTTTGCTGGCGGAGAAAATGCCCGATCTGAACTGCGCAATGATGTGGCTTTGGCAGCTCAGGACGCGACGGCGGAAGCTGCCTCCGACAATGGCAGCTGGCTTTCACCGCACGGTCTGGTTTCCGCTGCTTTGCGTTTTATCGGTGCGCCTTATGTGTGGGGTGGGACCAGTCCGCGCACGGGCTTCGACTGCAGCGGATTCGTGAAGTACATCTTCGCCAAGTTTGACATCTTCGTGCCGCGTACGTCCTACGCGCAGGCGGCCAGCCTTCCGGCAATCCCCCGCCGGGACCTGAAGCCGGGCGATCTGGTCTTTTTCAACACCATGCATCGCGCGTTTTCTCACGTTGGCATTTACATCGGTCATGACAAGTTTGTGAGTGCACAAACGCCGGCTACGGGCGTGCAGGTAGCCAGTCTTAGCGACCCCTACTGGGCCGCGCGTTTTGATGGTGCACGTCGGCTGCCGCACGGGGTCAGCTTTTCCTGA
- the ccsB gene encoding c-type cytochrome biogenesis protein CcsB encodes MSVQLEQQYTRYDKTFPSNFKQNLAWTVFLTAGALGIWVVFRAQFWMWQYIILALWYAGLLWFGLKWPHFRLFTLAVLAIASVGVGLYGLGYRNGDSLLLRYFLHSNAMFDWMSVAILCSAVGYYAYLFRGSETGGRWGQRFAWVGSALGFAGLAIRWRETYIGHPSWGHIPVSNIYDVMALFCAMTILFYLYYEEESQSRGLGAFVLPLVLIADIFMFWVGAAYHLDRIAPLIPALQSFWMKIHVPSMFVAYANFYISAMAGLAYLLKERAVKRGGFLRDRLPSLEILERSYSGTIAFGFLFFTVGTILGAVWAAKAWGGFWSWDPKETWALIVWLNYAGFLHARSQKNWHGRPMAWWALISLIVVTICFIGVNLFLGGLHSYGKL; translated from the coding sequence ATGTCTGTTCAACTCGAACAGCAGTATACACGTTATGACAAAACGTTTCCGAGCAATTTCAAACAAAATCTCGCCTGGACGGTCTTTCTCACTGCTGGCGCCCTCGGCATCTGGGTCGTTTTTCGGGCACAGTTCTGGATGTGGCAGTATATCATCCTCGCTCTGTGGTACGCCGGTCTATTGTGGTTCGGCCTGAAATGGCCGCACTTTCGTTTGTTCACTCTGGCAGTGTTGGCGATTGCCAGTGTTGGCGTAGGACTGTATGGCCTCGGCTACCGGAATGGGGATAGCCTGCTTCTGCGCTACTTTCTCCACAGCAACGCCATGTTTGACTGGATGAGCGTCGCCATTCTCTGCAGTGCCGTTGGCTACTATGCCTACCTTTTTCGCGGGAGCGAGACTGGCGGACGCTGGGGCCAACGCTTTGCCTGGGTTGGATCTGCCTTGGGCTTCGCCGGGCTCGCCATTCGCTGGCGGGAAACCTACATCGGACACCCGAGTTGGGGGCACATTCCAGTCAGCAACATCTACGATGTCATGGCCTTGTTCTGTGCCATGACCATCCTGTTCTACCTGTACTATGAAGAAGAGAGCCAGAGCCGTGGCCTGGGAGCGTTTGTTCTGCCCTTGGTGCTGATTGCCGATATCTTCATGTTCTGGGTGGGCGCGGCTTATCACCTCGACCGCATTGCGCCGTTGATTCCCGCACTACAAAGCTTCTGGATGAAGATCCACGTACCCTCGATGTTTGTTGCCTACGCAAATTTCTACATCTCTGCCATGGCCGGTCTTGCCTACCTGCTCAAGGAGCGCGCAGTCAAACGGGGGGGTTTTTTGCGTGATCGGCTGCCCAGTCTGGAAATCCTGGAGCGCAGCTACTCGGGGACCATCGCTTTCGGATTCCTGTTCTTTACGGTCGGCACCATCCTCGGAGCGGTCTGGGCGGCAAAGGCTTGGGGTGGTTTCTGGTCCTGGGACCCAAAAGAGACCTGGGCTTTGATCGTCTGGCTGAATTACGCTGGTTTTCTGCATGCGCGCAGTCAGAAAAACTGGCATGGACGCCCGATGGCCTGGTGGGCGCTGATCAGCCTCATTGTCGTCACCATCTGTTTCATTGGCGTCAATCTTTTCTTGGGCGGTCTCCATTCCTACGGGAAACTCTGA
- a CDS encoding DUF805 domain-containing protein: MITAFRHAVFHNYARFDGRMSRAEFWWFTLANFLIVMLYALFAGFIGAFSAGENSVLGGLVIAIYAIYMLALLLPNLAAQARRLHDAGLSAWLLLLNLLPYIGGLILLILYIFPARATGEKYGPYYDNVTP; this comes from the coding sequence ATGATCACCGCTTTCCGCCACGCAGTTTTTCATAATTATGCCCGCTTTGATGGACGCATGTCCCGTGCCGAATTCTGGTGGTTTACCCTTGCCAATTTTCTTATTGTTATGCTTTATGCTCTGTTTGCCGGCTTCATCGGAGCGTTCTCCGCTGGAGAGAATTCCGTACTCGGCGGCCTGGTGATCGCAATCTACGCAATATACATGCTTGCCCTATTGCTACCCAATCTCGCCGCGCAAGCACGTCGCCTACATGACGCTGGGCTTTCAGCTTGGCTACTGCTGCTCAACCTCCTACCGTACATCGGTGGACTCATCCTTTTGATTTTGTATATTTTCCCAGCGCGGGCAACAGGTGAAAAATATGGCCCGTATTACGACAACGTTACGCCCTGA
- a CDS encoding acetoin utilization protein AcuC: MNEARLLRERIPATRPALFVGAARYRRNSYGRNHPLAIPRVSLTLDLINSYGAMGSAEYRLGRPASHIELWGFHTREYIQAFEKAQFRGRVTDQDRRVYQLGTLENPCFPGFFDTPNLATGSSIQAAEFVLQGQTAFSPAGGMHHAAPHQARGFCYLNDPVLAIQRLRRAGLRVLYWDLDAHHGDGVEAAFVADPEVQTVSIHMDTAYAYPFQGGGLMDQAGGAVNLPLPPEVNDSEYRQVFSSLWPRVLEAFAPDVVVLQAGTDILAPDPLSKFRISNVFFWEMARRIVAESPRLLVLGGGGYHPIALARCWTGLWAILSGRELPNAMPATGRTLLEDVEWELDDEDAPDYSRQFERLDDLPHQGPIRPEISERLQILLRQHPLFIDRRVWA, from the coding sequence ATGAACGAGGCTCGGCTCCTGCGGGAGCGGATTCCAGCAACGCGTCCGGCGCTCTTCGTGGGGGCGGCGCGCTATCGGCGGAATAGCTACGGCAGAAATCATCCCCTTGCCATTCCGCGCGTGTCCTTGACCCTGGATCTCATCAACAGCTATGGGGCGATGGGCTCGGCGGAGTATCGCCTGGGCCGGCCCGCCAGCCATATCGAGCTCTGGGGCTTTCATACCCGCGAGTACATTCAGGCCTTCGAGAAAGCGCAATTTCGCGGTCGTGTCACCGATCAAGATCGCCGCGTCTACCAGCTTGGCACCTTGGAGAACCCCTGTTTCCCGGGATTTTTTGATACCCCCAATCTCGCAACGGGGTCGAGCATCCAGGCGGCGGAGTTCGTCTTGCAGGGGCAGACGGCCTTCAGTCCGGCGGGAGGGATGCACCATGCCGCGCCCCATCAGGCGCGCGGGTTCTGCTATTTGAATGATCCCGTATTGGCCATTCAGCGATTGCGCCGTGCGGGTCTGCGGGTACTGTACTGGGATCTCGATGCGCACCATGGTGATGGGGTAGAAGCGGCCTTCGTCGCCGACCCCGAGGTACAGACCGTCTCCATCCACATGGATACTGCCTATGCCTATCCTTTCCAGGGCGGTGGCCTGATGGACCAAGCGGGTGGCGCCGTGAACCTGCCGCTGCCGCCGGAGGTCAACGACAGCGAGTACCGGCAGGTTTTTTCCAGCCTCTGGCCGCGGGTGCTGGAGGCCTTTGCTCCCGATGTGGTGGTGCTGCAGGCGGGTACCGATATCCTCGCTCCCGATCCGTTGAGTAAGTTTCGTATCAGCAACGTCTTTTTTTGGGAAATGGCGCGGCGCATCGTCGCCGAGAGTCCGCGTTTGTTGGTACTCGGAGGGGGCGGCTATCATCCCATTGCCTTGGCGCGTTGCTGGACCGGCCTTTGGGCCATCCTCTCCGGCCGGGAGTTGCCCAACGCCATGCCTGCCACTGGTCGTACGTTGCTCGAAGACGTGGAATGGGAACTGGATGATGAAGATGCCCCGGATTATTCGCGTCAATTCGAACGCCTCGATGACCTGCCCCATCAGGGCCCGATACGACCGGAAATCAGCGAGCGGTTGCAAATCCTTTTGCGACAGCATCCCCTTTTTATCGATAGGAGAGTCTGGGCATGA
- a CDS encoding thioredoxin fold domain-containing protein, with translation MATRKAFWSSVLMNSIFIIKGYKSIRLGFALTLLSLLLVTGSALARVGAVPAKVWSQLGHSHWIAQGTGTRVLYVIFDPNCPYCHVLIDELQPLIQPMHLQVRYLLVGFLDPGSSEEKAAYILQAKDPLAAILENEKKFNMEHFGGVPEVLPDARSEKILKDNLALLTSIGQKLVPTMIYPEKDGSYQVVQKALGPNSLRDVLKDIPEQGKSLPAQ, from the coding sequence GTGGCGACGCGCAAAGCTTTCTGGTCCAGCGTTTTGATGAATTCTATATTTATTATAAAGGGTTACAAAAGTATCCGGCTAGGTTTCGCCCTCACTCTGCTGAGTCTGCTCCTGGTCACTGGCTCGGCACTTGCGCGGGTTGGCGCAGTCCCGGCGAAGGTATGGTCGCAGTTGGGACACAGCCACTGGATCGCGCAAGGGACTGGTACGCGCGTGCTCTATGTGATCTTCGATCCCAACTGTCCTTATTGCCATGTACTCATCGATGAGCTCCAACCCCTGATCCAACCGATGCATCTGCAGGTACGCTACCTGCTGGTCGGGTTTCTGGATCCAGGCAGCAGTGAGGAAAAGGCCGCTTATATCCTGCAGGCGAAGGATCCTCTTGCAGCCATTCTCGAAAATGAAAAGAAGTTCAATATGGAACATTTCGGCGGCGTACCCGAAGTACTTCCCGATGCCCGCAGTGAAAAGATCCTCAAAGACAACCTTGCGTTGCTGACCAGCATCGGGCAGAAACTCGTACCCACCATGATCTACCCGGAAAAGGACGGTAGCTATCAGGTCGTTCAGAAGGCTCTCGGGCCAAATAGCCTGCGTGACGTCCTGAAGGATATCCCGGAGCAAGGTAAGAGCTTGCCAGCTCAGTAG
- a CDS encoding aldo/keto reductase — protein MSESPDLIPGAANSLATKKYAERFVAAGLPEGHYSDFLNTRIKLSSLGVGTFPGAIDEVTDLAVAAIVVQALQSGINVIDTGANYRYGHAGRAVGAGIAKALQAGIKREEFFVLGKGGFLTFPNGKPDNLETFFAEEVEAKGRGKKEDLAHGIHCLSPEYLLWQLDELRAQTGLATLDAFLVDQPEVQIPVIGKEQVYRKLIDVFAALEGAVAEGKLRYYGISTFNACRVETDNPLFQSMTSLLGLAEKAAGEGKRHHLRIVELPFNALMPEAYTRFSQVTGQGNIASTIQAAYQLKLTVMASHPLGKGLLGREEVPSLQEAMPELANAAQRATQFVRSTPGIAVTLVGMSNPLHMADFLAVAKQPPLEKERFLAMFEKEK, from the coding sequence ATGAGTGAATCCCCTGATTTGATCCCTGGCGCCGCCAACAGTCTGGCGACCAAGAAGTACGCCGAACGTTTTGTTGCCGCGGGCCTGCCCGAGGGACACTACAGCGATTTCCTCAATACCCGTATCAAGCTCTCTTCCCTTGGAGTAGGCACCTTCCCCGGCGCCATCGACGAGGTAACGGATCTGGCGGTGGCTGCCATCGTGGTGCAGGCCCTGCAGTCAGGAATCAATGTGATCGATACCGGCGCCAACTATCGCTATGGGCACGCGGGACGTGCGGTGGGTGCCGGGATTGCCAAGGCCCTACAAGCGGGGATCAAGCGAGAGGAATTCTTTGTTTTGGGCAAGGGGGGCTTTCTCACTTTTCCCAACGGGAAACCAGATAATCTCGAAACCTTTTTTGCTGAGGAAGTCGAGGCCAAAGGACGCGGCAAAAAAGAAGATCTTGCTCACGGTATCCACTGCCTCAGCCCAGAATATCTCCTTTGGCAACTGGATGAGCTGCGCGCGCAGACCGGTTTGGCAACCCTGGACGCCTTCTTGGTGGACCAACCCGAAGTGCAGATCCCCGTCATTGGCAAGGAGCAGGTCTACCGTAAGCTGATCGATGTTTTTGCGGCCCTGGAGGGGGCGGTGGCGGAGGGCAAACTGCGCTACTACGGAATTTCCACCTTCAACGCCTGCCGGGTAGAGACTGATAATCCCCTGTTTCAATCGATGACCAGCCTGCTGGGCCTGGCCGAAAAGGCGGCGGGGGAGGGCAAACGCCACCACCTGCGCATCGTTGAGCTGCCCTTCAACGCCCTGATGCCCGAGGCCTATACACGTTTCAGTCAGGTGACCGGCCAAGGTAACATCGCCTCCACCATTCAGGCAGCCTATCAGCTCAAACTGACGGTCATGGCCAGTCACCCGCTCGGCAAAGGGCTTCTCGGGCGGGAAGAGGTGCCATCATTGCAAGAGGCCATGCCCGAGCTGGCCAACGCTGCGCAGCGCGCTACGCAATTCGTCCGCTCGACGCCAGGAATTGCGGTGACTCTGGTGGGGATGAGCAATCCCCTGCACATGGCTGATTTCCTCGCCGTTGCCAAACAGCCACCCCTGGAGAAAGAGCGCTTCCTGGCCATGTTCGAGAAGGAGAAGTAG
- a CDS encoding VTT domain-containing protein — MLHLLQVVLHFDQWLALFLREYGAWVYLGLFLILFAETGLVIMPVLPGDSMLFVCGTLAGAGHMSLAILIPLLVSAAVLGDALNYSLGRRFGPHLFSGRWRLQPGHLAMTEAFYRKHGGKAIIIGRFLPIIRTFVPFVAGIARLPWARFTSFNVVGAVLWIVGLLLAGFFLGSLPWVKAYLTPFLLLIILISLLPAIIAWLQNRRRASV; from the coding sequence ATGTTGCACCTGCTGCAGGTGGTCCTGCATTTCGATCAATGGCTGGCGCTGTTTTTGCGAGAATATGGGGCATGGGTCTATTTGGGACTCTTCCTCATCCTCTTTGCCGAGACGGGGCTGGTGATCATGCCCGTATTGCCCGGTGACTCCATGCTTTTTGTCTGTGGCACTCTGGCCGGAGCGGGCCATATGTCGCTGGCGATCCTGATTCCTTTGCTGGTTTCCGCGGCAGTGCTGGGAGATGCTCTGAATTACAGCTTGGGCCGACGTTTCGGGCCGCATCTGTTTTCGGGTCGCTGGCGTCTGCAGCCCGGTCATCTGGCGATGACCGAGGCCTTTTATCGCAAGCACGGTGGCAAGGCCATCATCATTGGCCGCTTTTTGCCGATCATCCGCACCTTTGTGCCTTTTGTTGCTGGTATTGCGCGCTTGCCCTGGGCCCGTTTTACCTCTTTCAACGTGGTCGGCGCCGTCCTATGGATCGTTGGTCTGCTCCTTGCTGGGTTCTTTTTGGGCAGCTTACCTTGGGTAAAGGCCTACCTGACTCCATTCCTGTTGTTGATCATCCTGATTTCCTTGCTCCCGGCGATTATCGCCTGGCTGCAGAACCGGCGACGGGCGTCCGTGTAG
- a CDS encoding GMP synthase — MKHFAVVQHSYSEFLGIIESQLEKRDIGFSYFRVFLSQELPSSALTFDALFLLGGPMSPMEQDKYPWLEQELQTIGAFRKAGRPIVGLGLGALLIAQYEGAELSLEPYHNAYFTTAHATAAGRDDPLARAVDGRQVMVWSAGTAKLPESIQPLVVDDEGRWIAFRPKDGGAMAMLFRPEMKPGLIEDILMEEDRETPDNIGELLAQARELWPEMQKTTDRVLVALVQELSLMSEKRKPRVFALNVAPAEKS, encoded by the coding sequence ATGAAGCATTTTGCCGTCGTACAGCATAGTTATTCAGAGTTCTTGGGCATTATCGAGAGCCAGCTGGAAAAGCGGGATATTGGATTCAGTTATTTCCGCGTCTTTCTCAGCCAGGAGTTGCCGAGTAGCGCTCTGACTTTTGACGCATTATTTCTGCTTGGTGGGCCCATGTCGCCCATGGAGCAGGACAAATATCCTTGGCTGGAACAGGAATTACAGACCATCGGTGCCTTTCGCAAGGCTGGACGTCCCATTGTCGGTTTGGGACTGGGAGCGTTGCTGATCGCACAGTATGAAGGTGCGGAGCTTAGCTTGGAGCCTTATCACAATGCTTACTTCACGACCGCGCACGCGACCGCTGCCGGGCGTGACGATCCACTGGCGCGGGCGGTCGATGGACGTCAGGTCATGGTGTGGTCTGCGGGTACTGCCAAGTTACCAGAGTCCATACAGCCCCTGGTAGTCGATGATGAGGGGCGCTGGATTGCCTTCCGACCGAAGGACGGCGGCGCCATGGCCATGCTCTTCCGCCCGGAAATGAAGCCGGGCCTGATTGAAGACATACTCATGGAAGAAGATCGGGAAACCCCGGACAATATTGGGGAGTTACTGGCGCAGGCGCGCGAGCTCTGGCCCGAGATGCAGAAGACCACGGATCGAGTACTGGTGGCCTTGGTGCAGGAACTTTCCTTGATGTCCGAGAAGCGGAAGCCACGGGTCTTTGCTCTCAACGTTGCCCCAGCCGAGAAGTCATGA
- a CDS encoding TM2 domain-containing protein — translation MPKAWEKLDLKGEGLQSVQIRLQRLQKKTSTAYLSWLGFFLGLHRFYLQQPLAWLYPMASLVVVILALTLPWSFPLGLGVLMLLFALIDLRQLGNWVSRFNREQRKAAWFAQQTPAAPKDFQGRPENLDAGQQWEKELREYRNIKESERAGHPAAPGATSKGFTAGSRRMSFAEQERLLTEISRKKKGTDSDQP, via the coding sequence GTGCCGAAAGCCTGGGAGAAACTCGACCTCAAGGGCGAGGGGCTGCAGAGCGTGCAGATTCGATTACAACGACTGCAGAAGAAGACCTCTACCGCCTATCTGAGTTGGCTGGGGTTTTTCCTGGGCCTACACCGCTTCTACTTGCAGCAGCCGCTGGCTTGGCTCTATCCAATGGCCAGCCTGGTGGTCGTCATCCTCGCTCTGACACTGCCATGGTCGTTTCCCCTGGGCCTTGGCGTATTGATGCTGCTCTTCGCCCTGATCGACCTGCGCCAATTGGGCAACTGGGTCAGCCGGTTCAACCGCGAGCAACGCAAGGCCGCGTGGTTTGCCCAGCAAACGCCGGCAGCACCCAAAGATTTTCAAGGACGCCCGGAAAATCTCGATGCCGGCCAGCAGTGGGAGAAGGAATTACGGGAATACCGGAACATCAAAGAAAGCGAGCGCGCTGGTCATCCGGCCGCACCAGGTGCAACGAGCAAGGGCTTCACCGCCGGCAGCCGCCGCATGTCCTTTGCCGAACAAGAGCGCCTCCTCACCGAGATCAGTAGAAAGAAAAAGGGAACTGACTCCGATCAGCCATAG
- a CDS encoding selenium metabolism-associated LysR family transcriptional regulator produces the protein MADRRLQVFHTVARLLSFTKAAETLHMTQPAVTFQVKQLEEQFNTRLFDRTHNRISLTEAGMVVYEYSERILSLYSEMSNRVGEMTGDLRGHLLIGASTTIAEYMLPRVLGDFKMKYPDVQVRLHVGNTDKIVHMIEDNSIDLGLVEGVVTNKSLATLKCCMDNMIVIAPADHVLAEHQTVSPRELLDFPFVSREEGSGTREVTMEYLSQEGVDPQDLHITMELGSPEAVKGAVEGGLGVAVVSEATVLKELALGSIVARPLDPPLARPYFFVYQKQKFRSLVMDEFLEFSKERCAKDFLSLPKQRGVIRS, from the coding sequence ATGGCAGATAGAAGATTGCAGGTCTTTCACACGGTGGCGCGTCTGTTGAGCTTCACCAAAGCGGCGGAGACTCTGCACATGACGCAACCGGCGGTGACCTTCCAGGTCAAGCAACTGGAAGAGCAGTTCAATACCCGCCTCTTCGATCGTACCCACAACCGCATCAGCCTCACGGAGGCGGGCATGGTGGTGTACGAATACTCGGAACGGATTTTATCGTTGTATTCAGAAATGTCCAACCGTGTCGGCGAGATGACAGGAGACCTCCGCGGCCATCTCCTGATCGGCGCGAGCACGACGATTGCCGAATACATGCTGCCGCGCGTCTTGGGCGATTTCAAAATGAAGTACCCGGATGTCCAGGTGCGGCTGCACGTCGGCAACACCGACAAGATCGTACACATGATTGAAGACAACAGCATCGATCTGGGTCTGGTCGAAGGGGTGGTGACCAATAAGAGTCTGGCCACGCTGAAGTGCTGCATGGACAACATGATCGTCATCGCGCCGGCGGATCATGTGCTGGCGGAACATCAGACGGTTTCGCCTCGAGAGCTGCTCGACTTCCCCTTCGTATCGCGAGAAGAGGGTTCTGGCACCCGGGAAGTCACCATGGAATATCTCAGTCAGGAAGGTGTCGATCCCCAAGATCTGCATATCACCATGGAACTGGGCAGTCCGGAGGCGGTCAAGGGTGCCGTAGAGGGTGGCTTGGGGGTTGCAGTTGTCTCTGAGGCGACGGTCCTCAAGGAGCTCGCCCTGGGTTCGATTGTCGCCCGTCCGCTCGACCCGCCGCTGGCGCGACCCTATTTCTTCGTCTACCAAAAGCAGAAATTCCGTAGTCTGGTGATGGACGAGTTCCTCGAATTTTCCAAAGAGCGTTGTGCCAAGGACTTCCTCAGCTTGCCAAAGCAACGCGGGGTGATCCGATCATGA